A stretch of Carnobacteriaceae bacterium zg-C25 DNA encodes these proteins:
- the cas9 gene encoding type II CRISPR RNA-guided endonuclease Cas9 (Cas9, originally named Csn1, is the large, multifunctional signature protein of type II CRISPR/Cas systems. It is well known even to general audiences because its RNA-guided endonuclease activity has made it a popular tool for custom editing of eukaryotic genomes.), translating into MSKKYSIGLDIGVGSVGYAVVMDDYRVPVKKIKVLGNTDKKYVKKSLMGSSLFEPADTAAERRIHRTTRRRYNRRRNRLLYLQDIFAEEMMKVDKNFFHRLSESFLQEDDKKLSESKYPIFATLEEERHYHKTFKTIYHLREYLANTTEKADLRLVYLAIAHILKYRGHFLLEGALDVSNIGVQKNFEEFLSEYEGHFGRLNKINEHLYEEELTRKLRQSKKVENMMKFFPDELSKSALKYFVKLIIGNKVDFKTVFKLTEKFDLQFSSETYEEEVEALLAIIGLDYEPLFEYAKKVYESILLFDILRDSPLDSKAPLSSSMVVKYHEHHQDLKDLKQFFKLYLPDKYGVMFKDKSQQGYAGYISGEHKKVGSTFTSTAKPVSQEAFYKYTEKLIDKIPEGQIFIDKIKEQTFLNKQRSYANGVIPHQIHLQELEAILESQGKHYPFLKDNADKIKQILTFRIPYYVGPLANGQSEFAWLSRKSNEPIRPWNFEEIVNEEESAKRFIEKMTLFDTYLPDCRVLPKHSLIYEKYMVFNELTKVRFQFNGGQWAYLSTQDKQKIFDALFKKYRKVTYKQLIRFMENELQFYDFKLKNVQNDAAFNASYSTYIDLLNVFSKDFLDDVKNEALIENVIHILTIFDDRKMIEKQLFDLGILDDAIIKKLSRKKFTGWGRLSKTLLHGIRNKENGKTILDYLIDDELNNRNFMQLIRDTSLSFKEEIEKAQVQQLELDNNEELVASLSGSPAIKKGILQSLKIVDEIIRVMGNQLPENIVIEMAKEHQTTKKGKDNSKKRYETIEKGLNDLGSELLKQEPVADNRLLHKEKLFLYYLQNGKDLYTGKDLDINFLSQYHVDHIVPRSFIKDDSVDNKVLTSAKENAKKTNDVLDSDIVRKESLFWKKLHAVGLISDKKLSRLMKQELTVEDKMRFIQRQIVETRQITKHVARLLDDKFNKEIDNDGRKIRRVKVMTVHANIVSRFRRELKLYKLREVNPYHHAHDAYLLTVVADVLLKLYPQMEKELVYGSYIKHGTFDQNGMKATQRHAMYNKILSFMQKERLVDTLTGEVVWDKEGMKEKLGHVIYNMPVTVTKKTEIQTGRLYKESNKPAGYNNKLIDRKQHLNAARYGGFIEPTEAYAVFVKYVDQSKKKPKEVSKIIGINLLERMTFEKDERAYLTSLGFENIKIWFRLPKYSLFEFENGRRRLLATSNELQKGNYLRLDKPLTELLYHAVALGKTTVDSEDTYSLEENRHLFDTLFERVVEFNQYLLIDKSFNELKRLYDENKNSDIEAIAESFVNLMTLASFGAPADFKFFDTKIVRTRYTSISECYQATLIYQSVTGLYETRIDLGAL; encoded by the coding sequence ATGTCGAAAAAATATTCAATTGGTTTAGATATAGGTGTCGGATCTGTTGGTTATGCTGTTGTGATGGATGATTATCGTGTACCGGTTAAAAAAATAAAAGTTTTAGGGAATACAGATAAGAAGTATGTGAAAAAAAGTTTGATGGGTTCTTCTTTATTTGAACCGGCTGACACAGCAGCAGAAAGAAGAATACATCGAACGACAAGACGTAGATATAACAGACGTCGTAACCGTTTGTTGTATTTACAAGACATTTTTGCAGAAGAGATGATGAAAGTAGATAAAAACTTTTTTCATCGTTTAAGTGAAAGTTTTTTGCAAGAAGATGATAAAAAATTATCGGAATCTAAATATCCGATTTTTGCAACATTGGAAGAAGAACGGCACTATCACAAGACGTTTAAAACGATTTATCATCTTAGAGAATATTTAGCCAATACAACTGAAAAAGCTGATTTACGCCTTGTTTATTTAGCGATTGCACATATTTTAAAATATCGTGGACATTTTCTCCTTGAAGGGGCACTGGATGTGTCAAATATAGGTGTTCAAAAAAATTTTGAAGAGTTTTTATCAGAGTACGAAGGACATTTTGGACGTTTAAATAAAATAAATGAGCATTTATATGAAGAGGAATTGACACGTAAACTCAGACAAAGTAAAAAAGTGGAAAATATGATGAAATTTTTTCCAGATGAGTTGTCAAAAAGTGCTTTGAAATATTTTGTTAAGTTGATTATTGGAAATAAAGTAGATTTTAAAACAGTATTCAAACTAACAGAAAAATTTGACCTACAATTTTCAAGTGAAACTTATGAAGAAGAAGTAGAAGCTCTTTTAGCAATTATTGGTTTAGATTATGAGCCTTTATTTGAGTATGCTAAAAAAGTTTATGAGTCGATATTATTATTTGATATTTTAAGAGATAGTCCCTTAGATTCTAAAGCCCCGCTATCTTCTAGTATGGTTGTGAAATATCATGAACACCATCAAGACTTAAAAGATTTAAAACAGTTCTTTAAATTATATCTTCCTGATAAATATGGTGTGATGTTCAAAGATAAAAGTCAACAAGGATATGCAGGATATATTTCTGGTGAACATAAAAAAGTTGGTTCCACATTTACATCTACGGCTAAACCTGTTTCTCAAGAAGCCTTTTATAAATATACGGAAAAGCTTATTGATAAAATTCCAGAAGGACAGATATTTATTGATAAAATAAAAGAACAAACTTTCCTTAACAAACAACGTTCGTATGCCAACGGCGTTATTCCGCATCAAATTCACTTACAAGAATTAGAGGCTATTTTGGAAAGTCAAGGAAAGCATTATCCATTTTTGAAAGACAACGCCGACAAAATCAAACAAATATTAACGTTTAGAATCCCTTACTATGTAGGCCCTCTAGCAAATGGACAAAGTGAGTTTGCTTGGTTGTCTAGAAAATCAAACGAACCTATTCGTCCTTGGAATTTTGAAGAAATTGTCAATGAAGAAGAATCTGCGAAACGATTTATTGAAAAAATGACACTATTTGATACATATTTACCTGATTGCCGTGTTTTACCTAAACATAGTTTAATTTATGAAAAATATATGGTATTTAATGAATTAACAAAAGTTAGATTCCAATTTAATGGAGGTCAATGGGCTTACTTATCGACACAAGACAAACAGAAAATATTTGATGCATTATTTAAAAAATATAGAAAAGTCACTTATAAACAGTTGATTCGTTTTATGGAAAATGAATTGCAGTTTTATGATTTTAAATTGAAAAATGTACAAAATGATGCAGCGTTTAATGCATCGTATAGTACATATATAGACTTGTTAAACGTTTTTTCTAAAGATTTTTTAGATGATGTGAAAAATGAAGCACTTATTGAAAATGTGATTCATATTTTAACTATTTTTGATGATCGAAAAATGATTGAAAAACAGTTATTTGATTTAGGTATACTTGATGATGCGATAATTAAAAAATTATCTCGTAAGAAATTTACTGGGTGGGGACGTTTGTCAAAAACATTATTACATGGGATACGAAATAAAGAAAACGGAAAAACGATTTTAGATTATTTGATAGATGATGAATTAAATAATCGTAATTTCATGCAGTTAATTCGTGATACATCATTGTCATTTAAAGAGGAAATTGAAAAAGCGCAAGTACAACAATTAGAGTTAGATAATAATGAAGAACTTGTTGCCTCTCTTTCAGGTAGTCCAGCAATTAAGAAAGGTATTTTACAAAGTCTTAAAATTGTTGATGAAATTATTCGTGTTATGGGAAATCAATTACCAGAAAATATTGTGATTGAAATGGCAAAAGAGCATCAAACAACGAAAAAAGGAAAAGATAATTCAAAAAAAAGATATGAAACGATTGAAAAAGGTCTGAATGATTTAGGAAGTGAGTTATTAAAGCAAGAGCCTGTTGCGGATAATCGATTACTGCATAAAGAGAAACTGTTTTTATATTATTTGCAAAATGGAAAAGATTTATACACTGGTAAGGATTTAGACATAAACTTTTTATCACAGTACCATGTTGATCATATTGTGCCAAGAAGTTTTATTAAAGATGATTCAGTTGATAATAAAGTATTAACTTCGGCTAAAGAAAATGCTAAAAAAACAAATGATGTACTTGATTCAGACATCGTGAGAAAAGAAAGTTTGTTTTGGAAAAAATTGCATGCAGTAGGTTTAATAAGTGATAAAAAATTAAGTCGTTTAATGAAGCAAGAATTGACAGTTGAAGATAAAATGCGATTTATTCAACGACAAATTGTGGAAACACGTCAAATTACAAAACACGTTGCGCGTTTATTAGATGATAAATTCAATAAAGAGATAGATAATGACGGTAGAAAAATAAGACGCGTAAAAGTGATGACGGTTCATGCTAATATTGTTTCTCGTTTTAGACGAGAATTAAAGTTGTATAAGTTAAGAGAAGTTAATCCATATCATCACGCTCATGATGCTTACTTACTAACAGTGGTAGCCGATGTATTGTTGAAACTTTATCCTCAAATGGAAAAAGAATTGGTATATGGCAGTTATATCAAACACGGTACTTTTGACCAAAATGGAATGAAAGCAACTCAAAGACATGCAATGTATAATAAAATCCTCTCCTTTATGCAGAAAGAAAGACTTGTGGATACATTAACTGGTGAAGTTGTTTGGGATAAGGAAGGTATGAAAGAGAAGTTAGGGCATGTGATATATAACATGCCGGTAACAGTGACGAAAAAAACGGAGATTCAAACGGGAAGGTTGTATAAAGAATCAAATAAGCCGGCGGGATATAACAATAAGTTGATTGATAGAAAACAACATTTAAATGCGGCGAGATACGGTGGTTTTATTGAACCTACAGAAGCCTATGCGGTTTTCGTCAAATATGTGGATCAATCTAAAAAGAAACCAAAAGAAGTGTCTAAAATCATTGGTATCAATCTACTTGAACGAATGACGTTCGAAAAAGATGAACGAGCTTATTTAACGTCGTTAGGTTTTGAAAATATTAAAATATGGTTTAGATTACCTAAATATAGTTTGTTTGAATTTGAAAATGGCAGACGTCGATTATTAGCTACCTCAAACGAATTACAAAAAGGGAATTATTTGCGTTTGGATAAACCTTTAACAGAATTATTATATCATGCCGTAGCGTTAGGAAAGACAACTGTTGATAGTGAAGATACATATAGTTTGGAAGAAAATAGACATCTGTTTGATACATTATTTGAACGAGTGGTAGAGTTTAATCAATATCTTTTAATAGATAAATCATTTAATGAGTTAAAGCGTTTATATGATGAAAATAAAAATAGTGATATTGAAGCGATTGCGGAATCTTTCGTAAATTTAATGACGCTCGCATCTTTTGGTGCACCTGCTGATTTTAAATTTTTTGATACAAAAATCGTAAGAACAAGATATACAAGTATAAGTGAGTGCTACCAAGCAACATTAATTTATCAATCTGTTACAGGTTTATACGAAACACGTATTGATTTAGGAGCATTGTAA
- the rplS gene encoding 50S ribosomal protein L19 has protein sequence MSKLIELITQNQLRNDIPDFRPGDTVRVHAKVVEGTRERIQLFEGVVIKRRGAGISETYTVRKISNGVGVERTFPIHTPRVAKIEVVRHGKVRRAKLYYLRALSGKSARIAEKRR, from the coding sequence ATGAGCAAATTAATTGAATTGATTACACAAAATCAATTACGTAACGATATTCCTGATTTTCGCCCTGGTGACACAGTACGTGTTCATGCGAAAGTTGTAGAGGGTACTCGTGAACGTATTCAGTTATTTGAAGGTGTTGTTATTAAACGCCGTGGTGCTGGTATTAGTGAAACATATACAGTACGTAAAATTTCAAACGGTGTTGGTGTGGAACGTACATTCCCAATTCATACACCACGTGTAGCGAAAATTGAAGTGGTTCGCCATGGTAAAGTACGTCGTGCTAAATTGTACTACTTACGTGCATTGTCAGGTAAATCAGCTCGTATCGCTGAAAAACGTCGTTAA
- a CDS encoding Rrf2 family transcriptional regulator: MQISNRFSIAIHVCVFIGLHQQKQKVTSAILAETVNVNPVVIRRILQQLKSADIIHVSRGVGGAQLAKEPECITLKDIYYAVESNGKSGQLFSIHSQNNKDCPFGQSIEHKLVDTFDDIQQTLDAKLETMTLALFSQEMQCPDTK, translated from the coding sequence ATGCAAATTTCAAATCGCTTTTCCATTGCCATTCACGTGTGTGTATTTATTGGATTGCACCAACAAAAACAAAAAGTAACAAGTGCGATTCTTGCTGAAACAGTAAATGTCAATCCGGTTGTGATTCGTCGTATTTTGCAACAGCTAAAGTCAGCCGATATTATTCATGTTTCACGTGGGGTTGGTGGAGCACAATTAGCTAAAGAACCAGAATGTATTACGTTAAAAGATATTTACTATGCGGTGGAAAGTAACGGCAAATCAGGGCAGTTATTTAGTATCCATTCGCAAAACAATAAAGATTGTCCATTTGGTCAATCTATAGAACATAAATTGGTCGATACATTTGACGATATTCAACAAACGCTAGATGCTAAATTAGAGACGATGACGCTAGCGTTATTTAGTCAAGAAATGCAATGTCCAGACACAAAATAA
- the infC gene encoding translation initiation factor IF-3, whose amino-acid sequence MIIAKDMMVNDGIRAKELRVITETGEQLGVMSKAQALKIADDSNMDLVLVSPNAQPPVARVMDYGKYRFEQQKRERESRKNQKVVTIKEVRLSPTIDDNDFQTKLRNGRKFLEKGDKVKVSIRFKGRAITHKEIGQRVLEKYADETADIASIESRPKMDGRSMFLMLAPKGDK is encoded by the coding sequence ATAATCATCGCAAAAGATATGATGGTAAACGACGGTATTCGTGCAAAAGAGTTACGTGTCATTACTGAAACAGGAGAGCAATTAGGTGTTATGTCAAAAGCACAAGCATTAAAAATTGCTGACGATTCAAACATGGATTTAGTGCTTGTTTCACCAAATGCACAACCGCCTGTTGCACGTGTTATGGATTATGGGAAATACCGTTTTGAGCAACAAAAACGTGAGCGTGAGTCACGTAAAAATCAAAAAGTGGTAACCATTAAAGAAGTACGTTTAAGTCCAACGATTGACGACAATGACTTCCAAACGAAGTTACGTAATGGTCGTAAATTCTTAGAAAAAGGCGACAAAGTTAAAGTGTCTATCCGTTTTAAAGGAAGAGCGATTACACATAAAGAAATTGGACAACGTGTTTTAGAAAAATATGCCGACGAAACAGCAGATATTGCAAGCATTGAATCACGTCCGAAAATGGATGGGCGTAGCATGTTCTTAATGCTCGCACCAAAAGGCGACAAGTAG
- the rpmI gene encoding 50S ribosomal protein L35, translating into MPKQKTHRGSAKRFKRTGNGGLKRAHSERSHRFHGKTKKQRRQHRKATMVHITDMRRIRKQLAQLR; encoded by the coding sequence ATGCCAAAACAAAAAACTCACCGCGGATCAGCAAAACGTTTTAAAAGAACTGGTAACGGAGGATTAAAACGTGCTCACTCTGAAAGAAGCCACCGCTTCCACGGAAAAACTAAAAAACAAAGACGTCAACACCGTAAAGCAACTATGGTACATATCACTGATATGAGACGTATCCGCAAACAATTAGCGCAATTACGTTAA
- the rplT gene encoding 50S ribosomal protein L20: MPRVKGGTVTRRRRKRILKLAKGYYGAKHLLFKTAKEQVMKSYTYAYRDRRAKKRDFRKLWITRINAAARMNGLSYSVFMNGLKVAGIEVNRKMLADLAVNDAQAFTALVEEAKKALNK, from the coding sequence ATGCCACGTGTTAAAGGTGGAACAGTGACGCGCAGACGTCGTAAAAGAATTTTAAAATTAGCTAAAGGTTACTATGGAGCAAAACATTTATTGTTCAAAACTGCTAAAGAGCAAGTAATGAAATCATACACTTACGCTTACCGTGACCGTCGTGCGAAAAAACGTGATTTCCGTAAATTATGGATTACACGTATTAATGCAGCGGCTCGCATGAACGGCTTAAGCTATAGCGTGTTCATGAACGGCTTAAAAGTTGCAGGTATCGAAGTAAACCGTAAAATGTTAGCTGACTTAGCGGTAAACGATGCACAAGCATTTACAGCGTTAGTAGAAGAAGCTAAAAAAGCTTTAAATAAATAA
- a CDS encoding GNAT family N-acetyltransferase: MIKPCTLQDVSALQHIASKTFVDTFGKDNTAEDMKKHVETAYHLDKLSRELQEDQSQYYFLMVDDGVAGYLKLNWGTAQSEEMGEQTLEIQCLYVDVAFKRQGYGKQMMDFAISKAKELGKTSVWLGVWERNTAAIAFYQSVGFEQNGAHSFWVGDDEQIDWIMEKKV, from the coding sequence ATGATTAAACCATGTACTTTACAAGATGTTAGCGCATTACAACACATCGCTTCAAAAACGTTTGTGGACACATTTGGTAAAGATAATACAGCGGAAGATATGAAAAAGCATGTTGAAACGGCGTACCATTTGGATAAATTGAGTCGCGAATTACAAGAAGATCAATCACAATATTACTTTTTGATGGTAGATGATGGTGTTGCGGGTTATTTGAAATTGAATTGGGGAACAGCGCAAAGTGAAGAAATGGGTGAACAGACGCTAGAAATTCAATGTTTATACGTGGATGTGGCGTTTAAACGCCAAGGATACGGTAAACAAATGATGGATTTTGCAATCTCTAAAGCCAAAGAGTTAGGCAAAACATCTGTTTGGTTAGGTGTATGGGAGCGTAATACGGCAGCGATTGCTTTTTATCAGTCAGTAGGGTTTGAACAAAATGGCGCACATAGTTTTTGGGTTGGCGATGATGAACAAATCGATTGGATAATGGAGAAAAAGGTGTAA
- a CDS encoding LytTR family transcriptional regulator, whose translation MKLIIELDESLQDIEVTIKTPAFNENFSNLQKAIEMSTKQTLKYVFYKENSEYYIPISDILFFETQDNIVCAHTEKDTYTTKLKLYEIESSMPFDFIRISKSTIVNTKKIHALNKSFSGTSTISFYKTHKQVHVSRHYYKALKDRLNETR comes from the coding sequence TTGAAGCTAATTATAGAGTTGGATGAATCTCTTCAAGATATTGAAGTCACGATTAAAACACCTGCATTTAACGAAAATTTTTCTAATTTACAAAAAGCGATTGAGATGAGTACAAAACAAACTTTAAAGTACGTCTTTTACAAAGAAAACAGTGAATATTATATACCAATTTCCGATATACTTTTTTTCGAAACCCAAGACAATATCGTATGTGCCCATACTGAAAAAGATACGTATACCACTAAATTGAAATTATATGAAATCGAATCTAGTATGCCTTTTGACTTTATACGAATTTCTAAATCAACGATTGTCAATACGAAAAAAATTCATGCACTGAATAAGTCTTTTTCGGGGACAAGTACAATTTCTTTTTACAAGACACATAAGCAGGTACATGTGTCTAGACATTACTATAAAGCATTGAAAGATAGATTAAACGAAACGAGGTAA
- a CDS encoding QueT transporter family protein, with amino-acid sequence MQKNLTKQIVLALVAAIYVAMTVLVAPISYGPLQFRISETLNHLMAYNKKYIISLGVGVFLANTTSPFGWIDMVFGTLATLLCCVISIVAFKKIKNELARLAFNIFNFTVIGMLPIALIIFFVDNSANTSAWAIYFSLLPSQFVIMSIGSVAMYIINKTIHLNDIV; translated from the coding sequence ATGCAAAAAAATTTAACAAAACAAATCGTGCTTGCACTCGTTGCAGCAATTTATGTGGCAATGACGGTTTTAGTTGCCCCTATTTCATACGGGCCATTACAGTTTCGTATTTCGGAAACATTAAATCATTTAATGGCTTACAATAAAAAATATATCATCTCGCTTGGCGTTGGTGTATTTTTAGCCAATACCACTTCTCCATTCGGATGGATTGATATGGTATTCGGTACATTAGCAACTTTATTATGTTGCGTCATCTCTATTGTTGCCTTTAAAAAAATAAAAAACGAATTGGCAAGATTAGCGTTTAACATTTTCAACTTTACAGTAATCGGAATGTTACCCATTGCGTTAATTATATTTTTCGTAGATAACAGCGCTAATACAAGTGCATGGGCAATTTATTTCAGCTTGTTACCAAGCCAATTTGTCATTATGTCTATTGGTAGCGTTGCAATGTATATCATCAATAAAACCATTCATTTAAACGATATTGTCTAA